From Heteronotia binoei isolate CCM8104 ecotype False Entrance Well chromosome 12, APGP_CSIRO_Hbin_v1, whole genome shotgun sequence, the proteins below share one genomic window:
- the NRGN gene encoding neurogranin produces MDCCNQAACTKLDEDILDIPLDDPGANAAAAKIQASFRGHMTRKKIKGGERERKRKDPECTSSARAGDLRNGD; encoded by the coding sequence CAAGCGGCTTGCACCAAACTGGATGAAGACATCTTGGACATTCCCCTGGATGACCCAGGTGCCAATGCAGCTGCGGCCAAGATCCAGGCCAGTTTCCGTGGTCATATGACTAGGAAGAAGATTAAAGGGGGTGAAAGGGAGCGCAAGAGGAAGGACCCAGAGTGTACGAGCAGCGCCCGCGCAGGGGACTTACGCAATGGCGATTAA